Proteins from a genomic interval of Salvelinus alpinus chromosome 7, SLU_Salpinus.1, whole genome shotgun sequence:
- the LOC139580269 gene encoding ice nucleation protein-like: MSQGTWYVSVDLGKTQYVSVDLGKTQYVSVGLGKTQYVSVGLGKTQYVSVGLGKTQYVSLGLGKTQGVPVDLGKTQHVSVGLGKTQYVSLGLGKTQGVPVDLGKTQGVPVDLGKTQGVPVDPGKTQGIPVDLGKTQGVPVDLGKTQGVPVDLGKTQYVSVGLGKTQYVSVDLGKTQYVSVGLGKTQYVSVGLGKTQYVSVGLGKTQYVSLGLGKTQGVPVDLGKTQHVSVGLGKTQYVSLGLGKTQGVPVDLGKTQGVSVDLGKTQGVPVDPGKTQGIPVDLGKTQGVPVDLGKTQGVTVDLGLGKTQYVSVGLGKTQYVSEDLGKTHYVSLGLGKTQGVPVDLGKTQHVSVGLGKTQYVSLGLGKTQGVPVDLGKTQGVPVDLGKTQGVPVDPGKTQGIPVDLGKTQGVPVDLGKTQGVPVDLGKTQYVSVGLGKTQYVSVDLGKTQYVSVDLGKTQYVSVSLGKTQYVSVGLGKTQYVSVGLGKTQYVSLGLGKTQGVPVDLGKTQHVSVGLGKTQYVSLGLGKTQGVPVDLGKTQGVSVDLGKTQGVPVDPGKTQGIPVDLGKTQGVPVDLGKTQGVTVDLGKTQYVSVSLGKTQYVSVDLVDLGKTQYVSVGLGKTQYVSVGLGKTQYVSVGLGKTQYVSLGLGKTQGVPVDLGKTQHVSVGLGKTQYVSLGLGKTQGVPVDLGKTQGVPVDLGKTQGVPVDPGKTQGVPVDLGKTQGIPVDPGKTQGVPVDLGKTQGVPVDLGKTQGVPVDPGKTQGVPVDLGKTQGVPVDLGKTQGVPVDLGKTQGVPVDLGKTQWVPVDLGKTQGVPVDLGKTQGVPLDLGKTQGVPVDLGKTQGVPVDPGKTQGVPVDPGKTQGVPVDPGKTQGVPVDLGKTQGVPVDLGKTQGVPVDLGKTQGVPLSLSCGYKLSLSCGYKLSVSCGYNLSLSCGYKLSLSCGYKLSLSCGYKLSLSCGYKLSLSCGYKLSLSCGYKLSLSCGYKLSLSCGYKLSLSCGYKLSLSCGYKLSLSCGYKLSLSCGYKLSLSCGYKLSLSCGYKLSLSCGYKLSLSCGYKLSLSCAYKLSLSCGYKLLLSCGYKLSLSCGYKLSLSCGYKLSLSCGYKLSLSCGYKLSLSCGYKLSLSCGYKLSLSCGYKLSLSSGYKLSLSCGYKLSLSCGYKLSLSCGYKLSLSCGYKLSLSCGYKLSLSCGYKLSLSCDYKLSLSCGYKLSLSCGYKQFLSCGLC; encoded by the exons ATGTCTCAGGGGACCTGG TATGTCTCAGTAGACCTGGGTAAGACCCAGTATGTCTCAGTAGACCTGGGTAAGACCCAGTATGTCTCAGTAGGCCTGGGTAAGACCCAGTATGTCTCAGTAGGCCTGGGTAAGACCCAGTATGTCTCAGTAGGCCTGGGTAAGACCCAGTATGTGTCATTAGGCCTAGGTAAGACCCAGGGGGTCCCAGTAGACCTGGGTAAGACCCAGCATGTCTCAGTAGGCCTGGGTAAGACCCAGTATGTGTCATTAGGCCTAGGTAAGACCCAGGGAGTCCCAGTAGACCTGGGTAAGACCCAAGGGGTCCCAGTAGACCTGGGTAAGACCCAAGGGGTCCCAGTAGACCCGGGTAAGACCCAAGGGATCCCAGTAGACCTGGGTAAGACCCAAGGGGTCCCAGTAGACCTGGGTAAGACCCAAGGGGTCCCAGTAGACCTGGGTAAGACCCAGTATGTCTCAGTAGGCCTGGGTAAGACCCAGTATGTCTCAGTAGACCTGGGTAAGACCCAGTATGTCTCAGTAGGCCTGGGTAAGACCCAGTATGTCTCAGTAGGCCTGGGTAAGACCCAGTATGTCTCAGTAGGCCTGGGTAAGACCCAGTATGTGTCATTAGGCCTAGGTAAGACCCAGGGGGTCCCAGTAGACCTGGGTAAGACCCAGCATGTCTCAGTAGGCCTGGGTAAGACCCAGTATGTGTCATTAGGCCTAGGTAAGACCCAGGGAGTCCCAGTAGACCTGGGTAAGACCCAAGGGGTCTCAGTAGACCTGGGTAAGACCCAAGGGGTCCCAGTAGACCCGGGTAAGACCCAAGGGATCCCAGTAGACCTGGGTAAGACCCAAGGGGTCCCAGTAGACCTGGGTAAGACCCAAGGGGTCACAGTAGACCTGG GCCTGGGTAAGACCCAGTATGTCTCAGTAGGCCTGGGTAAGACCCAGTATGTCTCAGAAGACCTGGGTAAGACCCATTATGTGTCATTAGGCCTAGGTAAGACCCAGGGGGTCCCAGTAGACCTGGGTAAGACCCAGCATGTCTCAGTAGGCCTGGGTAAGACCCAGTATGTGTCATTAGGCCTAGGTAAGACCCAGGGAGTCCCAGTAGACCTGGGTAAGACCCAAGGGGTCCCAGTAGACCTGGGTAAGACCCAAGGGGTCCCAGTAGACCCGGGTAAGACCCAAGGGATCCCAGTAGACCTGGGTAAGACCCAAGGGGTCCCAGTAGACCTGGGTAAGACCCAAGGGGTCCCAGTAGACCTGGGTAAGACCCAGTATGTCTCAGTAGGCCTGGGTAAGACCCAGTATGTCTCAGTAGACCTGGGTAAGACCCAGTATGTCTCAGTAGACCTGGGTAAGACCCAGTATGTCTCAGTAAGCCTGGGTAAGACCCAGTATGTCTCAGTAGGCCTGGGTAAGACCCAGTATGTCTCAGTAGGCCTGGGTAAGACCCAGTATGTGTCATTAGGCCTAGGTAAGACCCAGGGGGTCCCAGTAGACCTGGGTAAGACCCAGCATGTCTCAGTAGGCCTGGGTAAGACCCAGTATGTGTCATTAGGCCTAGGTAAGACCCAGGGAGTCCCAGTAGACCTGGGTAAGACCCAAGGGGTCTCAGTAGACCTGGGTAAGACCCAAGGGGTCCCAGTAGACCCGGGTAAGACCCAAGGGATCCCAGTAGACCTGGGTAAGACCCAAGGGGTCCCAGTAGACCTGGGTAAGACCCAAGGGGTCACAGTAGACCTGGGTAAGACCCAGTATGTCTCAGTAAGCCTGGGTAAGACCCAGTATGTCTCAGTAGACCTGG TAGACCTGGGTAAGACCCAGTATGTCTCAGTAGGCCTGGGTAAGACCCAGTATGTCTCAGTAGGCCTGGGTAAGACCCAGTATGTCTCAGTAGGCCTGGGTAAGACCCAGTATGTGTCATTAGGCCTAGGTAAGACCCAGGGGGTCCCAGTAGACCTGGGTAAGACCCAGCATGTCTCAGTAGGCCTGGGTAAGACCCAGTATGTGTCATTAGGCCTAGGTAAGACCCAGGGAGTCCCAGTAGACCTGGGTAAGACCCAGGGAGTCCCAGTAGACCTGGGTAAGACCCAAGGGGTCCCAGTAGACCCGGGTAAGACCCAAGGGGTCCCAGTAGACCTGGGTAAGACCCAAGGGATCCCAGTAGACCCGGGTAAGACCCAAGGGGTCCCAGTAGACCTGGGTAAGACCCAAGGGGTCCCAGTAGACCTGGGTAAGACCCAAGGGGTCCCAGTAGACCCGGGTAAGACCCAAGGGGTCCCAGTAGACCTGGGTAAGACCCAAGGGGTCCCAGTAGACCTGGGTAAGACCCAAGGGGTTCCAGTAGACCTGGGTAAGACCCAAGGGGTCCCAGTAGACCTGGGTAAGACCCAATGGGTCCCAGTAGACCTGGGTAAGACCCAAGGGGTCCCAGTAGACCTGGGTAAGACCCAAGGGGTCCCATTAGACCTGGGTAAGACCCAAGGGGTCCCAGTAGACCTGGGTAAGACCCAAGGGGTCCCAGTAGACCCGGGTAAGACCCAAGGGGTCCCAGTAGACCCGGGTAAGACCCAAGGGGTCCCAGTAGACCCGGGTAAGACCCAAGGGGTCCCAGTAGACCTGGGTAAGACCCAAGGGGTCCCGGTAGACCTGGGTAAGACCCAAGGGGTCCCAGTAGACCTGGGTAAGACCCAAGGGGTCCCA CTATCGCTGTCCTGTGGCTATAAGCTATCCCTGTCCTGTGGCTATAAGCTATCTGTGTCCTGTGGCTATAACCTATCGCTGTCCTGTGGCTATAAGCTATCCCTGTCCTGTGGCTATAAGCTATCGCTGTCCTGTGGCTATAAGCTATCGCTGTCCTGTGGCTATAAGCTATCACTGTCCTGTGGCTATAAGCTATCACTGTCCTGTGGCTATAAGCTATCACTGTCCTGTGGCTATAAGCTATCCCTGTCCTGTGGCTATAAGCTATCACTGTCCTGTGGCTATAAGCTATCCCTGTCCTGTGGCTATAAGCTATCCCTGTCCTGTGGCTATAAGCTATCCCTGTCCTGTGGCTATAAGCTATCCCTGTCCTGTGGCTATAAGCTATCCCTGTCCTGTGGCTATAAGCTATCGCTGTCCTGTGGCTATAAGCTATCGCTGTCCTGTGGCTATAAGCTATCGCTGTCCTGTGCCTATAAGCTATCGCTGTCCTGTGGCTATAAGCTATTGCTGTCCTGTGGCTATAAGCTATCGCTGTCCTGTGGCTATAAGCTATCGCTGTCCTGTGGCTATAAGCTATCCCTGTCCTGTGGCTATAAGCTATCGCTGTCCTGTGGCTATAAGCTATCCTTGTCCTGTGGCTATAAGCTATCACTGTCCTGTGGCTATAAGCTATCGCTGTCCTGTGGCTATAAGCTATCCTTGTCCAGTGGCTATAAGCTATCACTGTCCTGTGGCTATAAGCTATCCCTGTCCTGTGGCTATAAGCTATCACTGTCCTGTGGCTATAAGCTATCCCTGTCCTGTGGCTATAAGCTATCCCTGTCCTGTGGCTATAAGCTATCACTGTCCTGTGGCTATAAGCTATCCTTGTCCTGTGACTATAAGCTATCCCTGTCCTGTGGCTATAAGCTATCCTTGTCCTGTGGCTATAAGCAATTCTTGTCCTGTGGCCTGTGTTAG